GCAGCACCATGATGGAGGAGAACGTGGTATCTAAGGCCGGGGCGCCCACAGCACAAAAATGGAGCATGAGCCCACAGGAGCTAGAGTTGCATATTCAACAGGCCGGATTTACGCCACTACAACGAGATAGTAGTTTCAATATCATCGGGAGATCAGAACAACATGACGACCTCAAAGAAACGGGCCCTGACGGGCTTGCGAGCAACGGGTAACCTGCACCTTGGAAATTATCTAGGAGCGCTGCGCCCGGCGCTTGAGTTAAGCAAAACTTACGACTGCTTATACTTTATTGCCGATATGCACTCGCTCACAAGCAATCGTGATCCTGCGGCGCTTGCCTCTCAGACCCTCGATCAGGTCGCAACTTGGTTAGCCTTAGGACTCGATGTTGAAAAGCATATCCTCTTTAGACAGTCGGACGTTACAACCGTAACGGAGCTAATGTGGTACCTAAGTTGCGTGACCGGGCTCGGGCTACTTGAGAAAGCGCACGCCTACAAAGATGCCGCGGCGCAAGGGAACGAGGTCAGCCACGGAGTCTTTGCCTATCCGGTGTTGATGGCGGCCGATATCTTGCTATACGAACCGGATCTTGTACCGGTCGGCAAAGATCAAAAGCAACATGTCGAGATGGCGCGTGATATGGCGGGCTCCCTGAATGCCATCTACGGGGATCTCCTAAAGCTACCACAGCCGATAATTAACGAGCAGGTCATGATCATCCCTGGCCTCGATGGTAGGAAGATGTCGAAGTCATACAACAACGAGATCCCGCTCTTCTGCGAGGAGCCCGTGCTGCGCAAGAAGGTCATGTCGATTAAAACTGATTCCACGCCCCTTGAGGAGCCTAAGATCCTTAAGGGGACCCTAGTCGGTGATCTCTACGCTCTTTTTGGTACAGGACAGCAATATGAAGATTTAAGCTCACGTCTTCAAAACGGTGGGCTGGGGTGGGGGCACGCTAAGGAGGAGCTTTTTGTCGTGATTAATGAGCATCTGCGCGAGACGCGCGCCAGGTATATGGAGCTACGGCGTGATGAAGAGGCTCTCAAAGCGACCCTGCGTATGGGGGCTGAAAAGGCGCGCACTATAGCTAACGCTACATTACACCGCGTGAGATATGCGCTCGGATTCAGATAAGCATTTAGTGGGCCTTGCACCTGCTACGTGGCGCGCCCAAAAAGCTGCACACCTTGCAAGGGTAAGGGAGTGGACCACGGCAAGAACGGCACGTGCTGGGCGAGCAATCTCGCACCCAGTCTACGACTTTCTTTTTGAGTACTATTCATTTCGTCCAGCGCACCTTGAGCGTTGGAGCCCTGGGGCTGATGTTATCCTTGAAGGATGCTCCAGTTCGGAGCTTGATTGGCCCAATGATGCGCTAGCAACGGAAACGGGCTGGACAATTCCATCAAGCTCATTTCCAAGCCACAGGCACCGTTTTATAGATTGGGGGATTCGCTACCTAAGCGGTATCGCGGAGCGTCCACCCCTTTACTCCTGCTTTGGGCTGCATGAGTGGGCGATGGTATATAAGAGCGATCAGCCGCGACATAGCAAGGTACCGCTGCGACTTAGCTCGCAGGAGATCTCCCTGGTTGTTGAGGGCGCTGGACTTCGTTGTACGCACTACGACGCCTTTCGCTTCTTTACCCCTAAGGCTGTGCCCCTTAACAAGACACCCCTTACGCGAGAAGTGACCTCTGATTTTGATCAACGTGGCTGTATTCATGTAACGATGGATCTCTATAAATTTGCGCATAAGATCTCCCCGTGGTGTCCAAGTGATCTAGTAGCCGATGCGTTTCTGCTGGCAGCCGATGCACGTTCTATCGATATGCGGGCCAGCCCCTACGACCTACGTAACCTTGGCTTTGAGCCGATCCAGATCGAAACACCGCAGGG
The nucleotide sequence above comes from Pseudomonadota bacterium. Encoded proteins:
- the trpS gene encoding tryptophan--tRNA ligase, whose protein sequence is MTTSKKRALTGLRATGNLHLGNYLGALRPALELSKTYDCLYFIADMHSLTSNRDPAALASQTLDQVATWLALGLDVEKHILFRQSDVTTVTELMWYLSCVTGLGLLEKAHAYKDAAAQGNEVSHGVFAYPVLMAADILLYEPDLVPVGKDQKQHVEMARDMAGSLNAIYGDLLKLPQPIINEQVMIIPGLDGRKMSKSYNNEIPLFCEEPVLRKKVMSIKTDSTPLEEPKILKGTLVGDLYALFGTGQQYEDLSSRLQNGGLGWGHAKEELFVVINEHLRETRARYMELRRDEEALKATLRMGAEKARTIANATLHRVRYALGFR
- a CDS encoding 3-methyladenine DNA glycosylase, with the protein product MRSDSDKHLVGLAPATWRAQKAAHLARVREWTTARTARAGRAISHPVYDFLFEYYSFRPAHLERWSPGADVILEGCSSSELDWPNDALATETGWTIPSSSFPSHRHRFIDWGIRYLSGIAERPPLYSCFGLHEWAMVYKSDQPRHSKVPLRLSSQEISLVVEGAGLRCTHYDAFRFFTPKAVPLNKTPLTREVTSDFDQRGCIHVTMDLYKFAHKISPWCPSDLVADAFLLAADARSIDMRASPYDLRNLGFEPIQIETPQGREEYVKEQRRLSDLATPIRTRLLEVYRSLLVIRA